A genomic window from Micromonospora sp. WMMA1947 includes:
- a CDS encoding exodeoxyribonuclease III → MRLATWNVNSVKARLPRLLDWLATTKPDVVCLQETKCPDGAFPVAEVGELGYEVASHSDGRWNGVAVLSRVGLADVAVGFPGEPGFPEPEARAISATCDGLRVWSVYVPNGRAPDDPHYAYKLAWFAALRDALEAEVAGPLPVAVCGDFNVAPTDADVWDPALFVTSTHVTPAERAALAALRDLGLEDVVPTPMKGPHPFTYWDYRAGMFHQNKGMRIDLVYASASFARAVRSAYVDREARKGKGPSDHAPIVVDADLVPAVETF, encoded by the coding sequence ATGCGCCTGGCGACCTGGAACGTCAACTCGGTGAAGGCCCGCCTGCCCCGGCTGCTCGACTGGCTGGCCACCACGAAGCCCGACGTCGTGTGCCTGCAGGAGACCAAGTGCCCCGACGGGGCGTTCCCGGTCGCCGAGGTGGGCGAGCTGGGCTACGAGGTGGCCAGCCACAGCGACGGGCGGTGGAACGGCGTGGCAGTGCTGTCCCGGGTCGGGCTGGCCGACGTGGCGGTCGGCTTCCCGGGCGAGCCCGGGTTCCCCGAGCCCGAGGCCCGCGCCATCTCGGCCACCTGCGACGGGCTGCGGGTCTGGTCGGTGTACGTGCCGAACGGCCGCGCGCCGGACGACCCGCACTACGCGTACAAGCTGGCCTGGTTCGCGGCGCTGCGCGACGCCCTGGAAGCCGAGGTGGCCGGTCCCCTGCCGGTGGCCGTCTGCGGTGACTTCAACGTCGCGCCCACCGACGCCGACGTCTGGGATCCCGCGCTGTTCGTCACCTCCACGCACGTCACCCCGGCCGAACGGGCCGCCCTGGCCGCGCTGCGCGACCTGGGACTGGAGGACGTGGTGCCGACGCCGATGAAGGGGCCGCACCCGTTCACGTACTGGGACTACCGGGCCGGGATGTTCCACCAGAACAAGGGCATGCGGATCGACCTGGTGTACGCCAGCGCGTCGTTCGCCCGCGCGGTCCGCTCCGCGTACGTGGACCGGGAGGCCCGCAAGGGCAAGGGCCCCTCCGACCACGCCCCGATCGTGGTGGACGCGGACCTGGTACCGGCCGTCGAGACGTTCTGA
- a CDS encoding antibiotic biosynthesis monooxygenase — MAVVKINAIDVPAGAGEELEKRFAGRAGAVENSPGFLGFELLRPVAGDTRYFVYTRWESEEAYQAWAQGPSRAAHAEGGEPRKPVATGATLLEFEVVQQVPATP, encoded by the coding sequence ATGGCTGTCGTGAAGATCAACGCGATCGACGTCCCGGCCGGTGCCGGCGAGGAACTGGAGAAGCGGTTCGCGGGCCGGGCCGGCGCGGTGGAGAACTCCCCCGGCTTCCTCGGCTTCGAGCTGCTGCGCCCGGTCGCCGGGGACACCCGCTACTTCGTGTACACGCGCTGGGAGAGCGAGGAGGCGTACCAGGCGTGGGCGCAGGGCCCGTCCCGGGCCGCGCACGCCGAGGGCGGCGAACCCCGCAAGCCCGTCGCCACCGGCGCCACCCTGCTGGAGTTCGAGGTGGTCCAGCAGGTCCCCGCCACCCCCTGA
- the trmB gene encoding tRNA (guanosine(46)-N7)-methyltransferase TrmB, whose protein sequence is MTLTDLPATRIRTFHPRRGRMSERQRDALDRLWPAYGLEIAALDGACDPTALFGRRAPLVLEIGSGMGDATAAMAAADRDRHYLAVEVHTPGIANLLELVERHGLDNVRVAEGDALDLVRAMPEGCLDAVHVFFPDPWPKTRHHKRRIIAPAHVALLRSRLAPGGTLHCATDWAQYAESMRETLTADPELVDVYGGYAPRPAHRPVTKFERRALTAGREVFDLIHRRR, encoded by the coding sequence GTGACCCTCACCGACCTTCCCGCCACCCGCATCCGCACCTTCCATCCGCGTCGCGGACGGATGAGCGAGCGGCAGCGCGACGCGCTGGACCGGCTCTGGCCCGCGTACGGCCTCGAGATCGCCGCCCTCGACGGGGCGTGCGATCCGACGGCGCTGTTCGGACGACGGGCGCCGCTGGTGCTGGAGATCGGCTCCGGCATGGGCGACGCCACCGCCGCCATGGCGGCGGCCGACCGGGACCGACACTATCTGGCGGTCGAGGTCCATACGCCGGGAATCGCCAACCTGCTCGAGCTGGTCGAACGCCACGGTCTGGACAACGTGCGGGTGGCCGAGGGGGACGCGCTGGACCTGGTCCGGGCCATGCCCGAGGGCTGCCTGGACGCGGTGCACGTCTTCTTCCCCGACCCGTGGCCGAAGACCCGGCACCACAAGCGGCGGATCATCGCGCCGGCGCACGTGGCGCTGCTGCGGTCCCGGCTGGCGCCGGGCGGCACGCTGCACTGCGCGACGGACTGGGCGCAGTACGCCGAGTCGATGCGCGAGACGCTCACCGCCGACCCGGAGCTGGTCGACGTGTACGGCGGCTACGCGCCGCGTCCGGCGCACCGGCCGGTGACGAAGTTCGAACGCCGGGCGCTGACCGCCGGCCGAGAGGTCTTCGACCTGATCCACCGGCGGCGCTGA